A window of Bradyrhizobium diazoefficiens genomic DNA:
TGCCCGACGATCCCTCGGTGCCTATCATCATGATTGGGCCGGGCACGGGGCTTGCGCCGTTCCGCGGCTTCCTCCAGGAGCGCGCCGCGCGCAAGGCGAAGGGTGCGGCGCTCGGGCCATCCATGCTGTTCTTCGGCTGCCGCCATCCCAACCAGGATTTCCTCTATGCGGACGAGCTGAAGGCGCTTGCCGCAAGCGGCATCACGGAACTCTTCACGGCGTTCTCGCGCGCGGACGGACCGAAAACCTATGTGCAGCATGTGGTTGCCGCGCAGAAGGACAAGGTCTGGCCGCTGATCGAGCAGGGCGCCATCATCTATGTCTGCGGCGACGGCGGGAAGATGGAGCCCGACGTGAAAGCGGCGCTGATCGCGATCCATCGCGAGAAGAGCGGCAGTGACGCGGCCGCCAGTGCGCGGTGGATCGAGGAGATGGGCGGGAAGAACCGCTACGTGCTCGACGTTTGGGCGGGAGGATGATTGTTCGCCCGATCATGCTAAAGCACTCCGATGATTCCCTGGGAAAAAATCGACACCGCCAAAATCCCCGGCTCCGACGAGGAGCTCCGCCTGATGCGGCGGGGCAGGGAGTTTTCGATCAAGCTCGGCACCAACGAGCTGATGAACAACCGCCTGTCGGGCTCGGAAGCTGCGCTCGCGACGCTCGCGGCGAAGCAGATTGAGAAAGTCGCAAAGCCCGTCGTCCTGATCGGCGGCCTCGGCATGGGTTTCACGCTCCGTGCAGCGTTGGCCGTGCTAGGAAACAAGGCGAAGATCGTGGTCTGCGAATTGGTGCCCGCGGTGGTCACCTGGGCACGTGGGCCGATGGCTGAGGTCTTCGGTAACAGCCTCGATGACATCAGAGTGAGCATCCGGGAGACTGATGTCGCCGAAATCATCCGGGCGCAGAGGTCGACATTCGATGCCATTCTCCTCGATGTCGACAACGGGCCGGAAGGCCTGACCCGGAAGGGCAATGACGCCCTCTACAATGCGAGGGGGTTACAGGCGGCGAAGACGGCGCTGCGGCCGGGCGGCGTGCTCGCCGTCTGGTCATCGGGGCCTAATCCCGCATTTACCAAGCGACTTGCAGGTGCCGGCTTCGACGTCAACGACATCAACGTCCGCGCCACCGGCAGAGGCGGTGGTGCGCGCCACGTGATCTGGATTGCGAAGAAGACCTAAGCCGCCTGCGCCGCCGCACCATGTGCGTGCTCGTCGATGGCACCGATGATCTCTGGCCAGAAGCGCATCGGCAGCGCGTGGCCCATGCCCTTGATCATCAACAGCTTTGCGCCCGGGATCGAGGCCGCCGTATCCTTGCCGCCTTCGGGGTGGACCAAGGGATCGACGGTGCCGTGAATCACCAGCGTCGGCGTCTTCACGCCATGCAGCCGTTCCTTGCGGCTGCCCGAGGCGAGCACGGCGCGGAGCTGGCGGCCGACGCCGGCCGGATTGAGGCCGCGCGCGAACACGCGCTCGGCGCGGCCGGGATCGAGCGCTTCCTCCTCCGGAAAATGTCCGGCGCGCAGCACCTTCCAGGTCTGGCTGTAGCGAACCATGAACTCCTCCTTGCTGCGCGGCGGTGGCGCCATCAGCATTGCGGCAGCCTCGCGTGTTGGCGGCGGAACGCGCGGATTGCCCGTCGTCGACATGATCGAGGTCAGCGAGCGCACGCGGTGCGGAAACGACAGCGTCACCTCTTGCGCGATCATGCCGCCCATGGAAGCCCCGACCAGGTGTGCCGACTTGATGCCGAGCGCATCCATCAGCCCGACCGTGTCTTTCGCCATGTCGATCAGCTTGTAGGTTGCGGCCACGGGTATCCTCAAGAATCGCAGCTTCAACAGCTCGAACGGCGTCAGCCGCTTGCCGCCCGTCAGATGGCTCGACTTGCCGATGTCGCGATTGTCGAAGCGGATCACGCGGAAGCCACGCGCGGCGAGCTGCTCGCAGAACGCATCGTCCCAGTGGATCATCTGCGCCCCGAGCCCCATGATCAGCAGCAGCGGCTCGGCGCCGTCGTTGCCGAAGCTCTCGTAGCAGATGTCGATGCCA
This region includes:
- a CDS encoding spermidine synthase, which gives rise to MIPWEKIDTAKIPGSDEELRLMRRGREFSIKLGTNELMNNRLSGSEAALATLAAKQIEKVAKPVVLIGGLGMGFTLRAALAVLGNKAKIVVCELVPAVVTWARGPMAEVFGNSLDDIRVSIRETDVAEIIRAQRSTFDAILLDVDNGPEGLTRKGNDALYNARGLQAAKTALRPGGVLAVWSSGPNPAFTKRLAGAGFDVNDINVRATGRGGGARHVIWIAKKT
- a CDS encoding alpha/beta hydrolase produces the protein MNATAHHPPQTVRANGIDICYESFGNDGAEPLLLIMGLGAQMIHWDDAFCEQLAARGFRVIRFDNRDIGKSSHLTGGKRLTPFELLKLRFLRIPVAATYKLIDMAKDTVGLMDALGIKSAHLVGASMGGMIAQEVTLSFPHRVRSLTSIMSTTGNPRVPPPTREAAAMLMAPPPRSKEEFMVRYSQTWKVLRAGHFPEEEALDPGRAERVFARGLNPAGVGRQLRAVLASGSRKERLHGVKTPTLVIHGTVDPLVHPEGGKDTAASIPGAKLLMIKGMGHALPMRFWPEIIGAIDEHAHGAAAQAA